A genome region from Bufo gargarizans isolate SCDJY-AF-19 chromosome 2, ASM1485885v1, whole genome shotgun sequence includes the following:
- the MGST1 gene encoding microsomal glutathione S-transferase 1 — MQQLVENEVFRAYATYATIVLVKMMLMSLFTAYFRITHKAFSNPEDAAVHGKGGDSKRFLRIDQDVERVRRCHLNDIENIVPFVGVGLLYALSNPELSCALLHFRVFAASRVLHTIFYLAPVPQPSRALAFFVGLLATLSMAFCTVRSLLYI; from the exons ATGCAGCAGCTGGTAGAAAATGAGGTGTTCAGGGCATACGCCACCTACGCCACCATCGTCCTTGTAAAGATGATGTTAATGAGCTTGTTTACCGCTTACTTCAGAATCACCCATAAG GCCTTTTCCAACCCTGAAGATGCTGCAGTTCACGGCAAAGGAGGTGACTCAAAGAGATTCCTCCGGATTGACCAAGATGTGGAGCGAGTGCGCAG GTGTCACCTGAATGACATTGAGAACATTGTCCCGTTTGTCGGCGTGGGTCTTCTCTATGCTCTCAGTAATCCCGAGCTGTCCTGTGCCCTGCTGCATTTCCGCGTCTTTGCTGCCAGCCGTGTGCTGCACACCATCTTTTACCTGGCACCTGTGCCGCAGCCCAGCCGTGCTCTGGCCTTCTTTGTTGGACTCCTGGCAACACTGTCCATGGCGTTCTGCACTGTGCGAAGCCTGCTCTACATCTAG